Proteins encoded in a region of the Diospyros lotus cultivar Yz01 chromosome 9, ASM1463336v1, whole genome shotgun sequence genome:
- the LOC127809805 gene encoding uncharacterized protein LOC127809805, with protein sequence MGTGSNNSSPSNRRDNSSGSNFFKSILFFNSNSKRLSDDDSPRPIPLLSPIANSVVSRCSKILSIPTEELQHCFETEQPDAVKQPSTYARNFLEFCSYKALHLVTEHTDYLSDKEFRRLTYDMMLAWEAPGFDNEPLDTETASCSNHEVEGEDGWSLFYSSSTKMAVEVDKKKTVGPEAFSRIAPACAVVADIITVDNLFDALTSSSCNRLHFLIYDKYLRMLEKVIKAVKSSLGPQSPSRLELSEGEFILDIDGTVPIQPVLKHIGMSAWPGRLMLTNYALHFEPLGVGLNEKAVRYDLAMDMRQIIRAELTGPLGARVFDKAVMYKSICVTEPVYLEFPEFKGNSRRDYWLDISLEILQAHRFIRKYNLKGSQQSEALARAVLGILRYRAVKEAFHLSLSHYKTLLCYNLAESLPGGDAILETLSSHLALLNASPSEHDSVGPLNSKQGLKLPVSLLALCRLGIMSENGAHINEEAVDVALDVRVGEVNPLEMAVKQAKQKAGRVEAAQATVDQVKVEGIDSNIAVMKELLFPVIESFNCLQVLASWKDPWRSTAFVVMISYTIFRGWIKYVLASIFVILAVLMLWHGHAKKGRQLNALKISAPPQKNAVEQLLTLQDTITHVESLIQDGNIILLKVRALLFAALPQATDGVALLLVLVAVLTAVIPLKYLILLVFLEAFTREMPLRKASSDRWLRRIREWWVRIPAAPVLLIRAEDKKRK encoded by the exons ATGGGGACCGGAAGCAACAACTCCTCCCCCAGCAACAGAAGGGACAACAGCAGTGGCAGCAATTTCTTCAAATCCATCTTATTTTTCAACAGCAACAGCAAGAGGCTCAGCGACGACGATTCACCCAGGCCAATACCGCTGCTATCTCCAATCGCCAATTCCGTGGTCTCCCGTTGTTCCAA AATTCTTTCCATTCCTACTGAAGAACTACAGCATTGCTTTGAGACAGAGCAACCTGACGCAGTGAAGCAACCTTCCACTTATGCTAGGAATTTTTTGGAGTTCTGTTCTTATAAAGCACTCCATCTGGTGACTGAGCATACGGATTACTTGAGTGACAAGGAGTTCCGTCGTTTAACTTATGACATGATGCTTGCTTGGGAGGCCCCTGGCTTTGATAATGAACCGCTGGACACA GAAACTGCTTCTTGCAGTAACCATGAAGTGGAGGGTGAAGATGGATGGTCCCTATTTTATTCTAGTTCTACGAAAATGGCTGTTGAG GTTGATAAGAAGAAAACTGTTGGTCCTGAAGCTTTTTCACGGATAGCTCCTGCATGTGCTGTTGTTGCAGATATAATCACTGTTGACAATCTTTTTGACGCTCTGACTAGTTCTTCTTGTAATCGTCTTCATTTTCTAATATATGACAAGTACCTTCGAATGCTTGAAAA GGTGATTAAAGCTGTTAAAAGTTCATTGGGGCCACAATCACCATCCAGACTTGAGCTTTCTGAGGGTGAATTCATTTTGGATATTGACGGTACAGTTCCCATTCAACCTGTTCTGAAACATATTGGAATGTCGGCATGGCCTG GCCGGCTGATGCTGACGAATTATGCTTTGCATTTTGAGCCTCTGGGAGTTGGTTTGAATGAGAAAGCAGTGAGATATGACTTGGCAATGGACATGAGGCAGATCATAAGGGCCGAACTAACGGGGCCACTCGGTGCTCGTGTCTTTGACAAAGCTGTGATGTACAAATCAATATGCGT TACAGAACCTGTTTATCTGGAGTTTCCTGAGTTCAAGGGCAATTCACGACGGGACTATTGGTTGGATATCTCTCTTGAGATCCTGCAAGCTCACAGGTTCATTCGGAAATATAATCTCAAAGGAAGTCAGCAATCTGAAGCACTTGCAAGGGCCGTCCTGGGTATTCTCAGATATCGTGCAGTTAAAGAGGCCTTTCACCTCTCCTTATCCCACTACAAAACCTTACTTTGTTATAACTTGGCTGAAAGTCTTCCGGGGGGAGATGCAATCTTGGAAACTTTATCAAGTCACTTGGCACTGTTGAATGCTAGCCCCAGCGAACATGATTCAGTTGGacctttaaattcaaaacagGGTTTGAAACTCCCTGTTTCATTGTTGGCCCTTTGCAGACTTGGGATTATGTCAGAAAACGGGGCACACATTAATGAAGAAGCAGTTGATGTGGCTCTGGATGTTCGTGTTGGTGAGGTAAATCCATTAGAAATGGCAGTCAAGCAGGCCAAACAGAAGGCAGGAAGGGTAGAAGCTGCACAAGCAACTGTTGATCAAGTGAAAGTGGAAGGCATTGATAGCAATATAGCTGTAATGAAG GAGTTGCTTTTCCCAGTCATTGAATCATTTAATTGTCTTCAAGTTTTGGCTTCCTGGAAAGACCCTTGGAGATCAACTGCTTTTGTGGTGATGATCAGTTATACAATTTTTAG GGGATGGATCAAGTATGTATTAGCATCcatttttgtgattcttgcagTTCTCATGCTCTGGCATGGGCATGCAAAGAAAGGGAGGCAATTGAATGCATTGAAAATCTCAGCTCCTCCTCAGAAAAATGCAGTAGAGCAGCTGCTGACATTGCAAGATACCATCACTCACGTTGAATCTCTAATTCAAGATGGAAATATTATTTTGCTGAAAGTAAGAGCTCTTCTATTTGCTGCACTTCCACAG GCTACAGATGGGGTTGCTCTCCTGTTGGTTCTGGTGGCAGTGCTCACAGCAGTAATACCTCTAAAATACTTAATCCTGCTAGTGTTCTTGGAGGCTTTCACAAGGGAGATGCCCCTGAGGAAAGCCAGCAGCGACCGATGGCTGAGGCGGATCAGAGAATGGTGGGTCAGAATTCCGGCTGCTCCTGTTCTTCTTATCAGAGCCGAagacaagaaaaggaaatga